The proteins below are encoded in one region of Vicinamibacterales bacterium:
- the folE gene encoding GTP cyclohydrolase I FolE produces the protein MQEIIRRLLAELGEDPAREGLLDTPKRVEKALRFLTSGYAADVDTVLNNALFTVDYNEMVIVKDIDFYSLCEHHLLPFFGRCHIAYIPKGKVIGLSKIPRLVEVFARRLQIQERMTSQIADTIREKIDPLGVAVVIEATHLCMAMRGVEKQNSFAITSAMLGGFQHDARTRMEFLELIKRPDLPSRVSPCHDIHHASSA, from the coding sequence ATGCAGGAAATAATCCGCCGGCTGCTCGCCGAGCTCGGGGAGGATCCCGCGCGCGAGGGGCTGCTCGACACCCCGAAGCGCGTCGAGAAAGCGCTGCGCTTCCTGACGAGCGGCTACGCGGCCGACGTGGACACGGTCCTCAACAACGCGCTGTTCACGGTCGATTATAACGAGATGGTGATCGTCAAGGACATCGACTTCTACAGCCTGTGCGAGCACCATCTGCTGCCGTTCTTCGGCCGCTGCCACATCGCCTACATTCCCAAGGGCAAGGTGATCGGCTTGAGCAAGATTCCGCGCCTGGTCGAAGTGTTCGCCCGCAGGCTGCAGATTCAGGAGCGGATGACCAGTCAGATCGCCGACACCATCCGCGAGAAGATCGACCCGCTCGGCGTCGCGGTGGTCATCGAGGCCACGCACCTGTGCATGGCGATGCGCGGGGTCGAGAAGCAGAACTCGTTCGCCATCACCAGCGCCATGCTCGGCGGCTTCCAGCATGATGCGCGGACGCGGATGGAGTTCCTGGAACTGATCAAGCGTCCCGACCTGCCGTCGCGCGTCTCGCCGTGTCACGATATCCATCACGCATCGTCTGCCTGA